DNA sequence from the Pungitius pungitius chromosome 16, fPunPun2.1, whole genome shotgun sequence genome:
ATGTCCTTCTGGGGGACAGTCTAAAGATTGTTTTAAAAGTTAATTGTCGATATGTTTGCTAAGCCAGTAAGCGATGTAGAAATAGTGACAGAAAGGAGGGACTCTCCGTGCCCTACCTGTCGAAAGCTGACCACAGATGTTGCGTTGCGACcgcggtgcatgctgggagttcTTGCTTTTGGGGCttcagttgtgtttttaaagaagcTTATTTGGCTGGAAGGTTAAGAAGCCAACAGTTACTCCTCGTACACAATGCTTTATCTAGATTCCCTCCACGCGGCAGGTAACGATTGGATCAATTCTTTGTGCTGACGTCAGACACAAAGTCGTAAAACCCAGCTGATTTAGGTTCTAAAGTTGTGCGTATCTGTGATGGTGTTCAGCACCGTATCCATGTTGCGCtcataaaacaaacacattttaacagtgTGTGTACGCATGCTTGTCTCCACCACAACTTTCACttgcccaacacacacacacacacacacaggcagcgtCGCTGCAGTCATGTGATCGTTGGCTGGTGGCCACGGATACCCAAGCCTCCCGAGTGGCAACCCTATCTGCCTCAGACGCTGGCCACGGGCACCAGAATAGTAAATAATATGCGAGTGCCAGCAGGAGGGAAGCTGAACTAAATATCTGTAAAATCTCACCTTAGACGGCGGCTAAATATATGCGGAGCCACCTTTGCCATTAAGGGGCTTCGACTTCATGGAACATGCCGGGAAGAGACGGGAGGAAATGCCTTCGGGAcgccgagggggggggtctgacgtAGTTGCATTCAAAGCGCCGCATGGCGACAGCTCACCAGAGGCACGTGGACATAAATGTCACGTCGGCGTCTTCTGAGGTTTGTGTGGTTTTCCAGTGGAGAAGAAGCCCGACCACTTATTCCGCAGTGTTTAATTTCCTGTGCGATATCCAACGGAAAGTTTCCACGGCGCTGAGGAACCAAAGCACGAGTCAGAAGGGGagagaaatgttttaattgGTTCCCTGCGCGCTGAAGTAATGCCGTCTTTAAAGTGCACGTgaggggctgctgctgcagagatcTGCGGTTTAGAAGGCGCTGCAGACGCTTTGGGGTCAAGTGGCCCCACCAGAGGCCTCGGATCAGTCGACCACAGGGTGACTCCTTCTTGGAAGGACGACTAAGCGGAATCCAAGAAGCGCCTCAGTGACGCTCTGTTTAACCCTGTTCATGACCTCTTTTAATTATCATCAATGCAGCCATCACTCAAATCTCACACGTCTCTTCTGGGAATAAAGCATGTTCTTCTTGGAGTGACGGACAGCGAGGAGCCTGATCACGCAGCATGGGAGTTGTTTTTGGAGCGTGTCTCTTTGATGCTGATCAGCAGGTCTTATGGCACGACGCTCCACTGTTAAGAACTACTTGCAACATTCACCATATTGCAGTCAGTCGGTTCTTCTTTTCGCTGAACAGTGTGTGTTCCTGTTTTCTTTGGACAAACACTCGGACCTGAAATAGCCGGATTACCGGAGAACGGGTGAAGGTCACATTGACGGACACCTGTGTGTCCTCTCCGCACGCAGCCGGCCTGCGTCTCCTCCGTCACCAGGTCCTTTATAGCTCACGGGACGGACCTGGTTGAGGTCTCTGGTTTCCAGTGAAACAGAGTCGACCTCCGAGAACCTTTATGCCTCTTCgtgtgtcatgtgatcagaCCACCCAGGGCAATGGCAGCTGGAGGTTTATTGctccttttaaaaatatattgatataatCATTGTTTGGTTATTGACGTATTAAATGTAATATGGCTTTGCAAGGAATAAGAGTAATGTGCTAAAACTTTTTTATACCACATTTCTGTGCTCTTCAGAGATGTGGTAACAGGAATTGATGTAAAAACAGGAATTGACCAAAGAGCTGCAATATCAAATGTAGCAGCAACTACAGCGTGATTTATAATGGACAATATTATAATAACATTAATTGCAATTAAAGGTGGAAAAAGACGATGATAAGAACAAAACATAAAGCCGATATGAAATGTGTAATTTGCACGGGCAGCAAAGTGGTCGCCTTAATGTGCAGCAGCATCTTTTTCCACAGCGAGTGGGCAGCTCACATCGGGCCTGCACAGTTTGGCATCTCAGAAAcccccagaatgcagcagctgcgGTCTTAAAAAACGCCCTATCCTCTGCATTCCTCAaactgcagaccccccccccccccgtcactgcTTGGCCTCAAGTCGAGACTGGAAACTCCAGTCCCTCAatggtcaacacacacacacacaccactgtgtgtgtgtgtgtgtgttacatcgTCACAAGCGCACACAGCCTGGGTCTCCCATGGCCTCGGAACTGAGATGGCTTTTGTTCACCCCGAGAGAGACAATGGCGGTCtgtcttccctcccttttcATTGGCTGTCCCCGTCTCCACCATCCCTCTCTCACCTGTACCTGCAGGAGGACCATCTGCGACCTGTACACCATGCCCCGGGTGGCCGAGCCCGTCTGGTTGACGATGATGTCGGGGGCGTCGGAGAAGAACCAGCTGTGCGGTCACTTCATGAGGGAGCTCGCCCTGCTGATGGAGCAGGCCTCCAAGAACCAGTTGAGTGGCtcgcttcttctcttctttccttAAGAAATCAATTTGTACACCTACAACATCCTCGTCCTCTGGAGCCTTGCTGCTGAACATGAGAAACTCCCCAAGAAGGAAAGTCATGCAGCACTCAGGACGTTACCAAGGCTGCacaatgctacacacacacacacacacacacacacatctttcccCCACATCTTTGGTTCGCTGGTACTTCCCGGATGAGTCAAGAGAATAAAACATGTtcccatacaaacacacactattCATTCTGTTCTAATCCACACAGTCTATGGCctttcttccacacacacacacacactcactctgagcgtctctgtgtgtgagtgagtgaatcaGAGGAGCTGTGAATGAGAAGATCCCCGCCAGGCTCTACTTGCGTATTGTTGCTGTTACAAAGCCACGACAAACCACTGCTAATTGTGCGTGTTTGAATGGGTTATGGAGGCTTTTTATTGAACACAGCGCTGCGTATTCAAACGTCGGTACACtgagctgatgtgtgtgtgtgtgtgttctgacccTCGTCAGCGGCGTAAAATTCAGCTGTCAGACAAACAAAGACGGAAAGTTAAAGGAAAACGTTTGTTTATCACAACTTCACTAGCGCGAGGGCCTTCAGTCCTGTGGAAGTGGAAGCGTGGTCAGGGTTAGGAAGttaatcaggtgtgtgtgtgttgcaaacaATGTGTGTACGTGGTGTCCAGACAGTTTTCCCACGAAGAGCCCAAACGACCCAACTAAGTGCAGGGAAGCGGAAGAAGTGCCTCCACTGGGAAGCACATATTTGGGGGATTAAAATCCGCTTCCGGCTGACCGACCCACTGTTCTAATATTTGCAGATTCCTCCCGGCGTTATTGACGGCCATCCTGACCAATCACCTGGCCTGGGTGCCCACCGTGATGCCCAACGGGCATCCCCCCATCAAGATCTTCCTCGAGAAGCACTCCTCCAAGAGCGTGGACATGCTGGCAAAGACGCACCCGTACAACCCGCTGTGGGCCCAGCTAGGTGAGGCCCCCCCCACCTACAACATCACTTATCACCACAGCACCATTAAATCTTATATTTAGTGATGCGGGAGCTGCAGACAGGGAGCTCACTGTGACACCTAGTGGTCGCAGACGAGACCTGCAGCCGTGAGCACATGAGGTGTGATGTCTTTGTTGGGCCGCTGTGTGCAGGAGACCTGTACGGCTCCATCGGGTCGCCGGTGCGCCTGTCGAGGACGGTGGTGGTGGGACGCAGACAGGAGCTGGTGCAGAGACTCCTCTACGTCCTCACATACTTCATCCGCTGCTCCGAGCTGCTGGAGACCCACATGCTGGACAGCGCCGAGGACGAGGCCATCGTCATGCCCGGCTCCCTCATCACCACCTCCCTGAGgaaaggggaggtggaggagtccGACTACGTCCTGGTCACCGTCCACAAGCCCAGCGGGGACTACCTGTCCCATGGGGCCCAGGGCCGGCAGGCCGAGGACGGCAGCTACCCGTCAGACAACAGCCTCCAGAGCAGCACGTACACCGACACGGAGGTGGAGGTTGGCGCCGGgagcgtggaggaggaggaggaggaggaggacagcagtCAGAGTCAAGGGTCAGAGAGCAGTGTGCTTCAGACGGGGCGCAGGCAGGGTCACAACCCTGTAATACGGACTCCAGAAGCAGCCCAACCGGGGGGGGCGCACAGAGAGTCCAGCTGCCCGCCGGCTGCCAaggcccagctggaggaggtgctgTGCGTCGGCTCGGCGCCCCCCGGGGAGCAGGTCTGTGTGCTGGATTCTGAGACCAAGGGAGACCGCCCCGTCCCATCTGCACCCTCGACCCTTCCATCGAGTCCGTCGCCGACCAGTGTGGACACAGAGGGGGCTCCCTGCGGCACCGGGGACCCACCCATCATGGTGCCGTCCCCGCGGACCTTAAGACTCCCCCTTGAGAAGAAGCCCCCGGATAAGAACCCGGTGACTGGCGTGCCGGGGCCCGTGGCTATGACtctcacggaggaggaggaggaggaagaggaggaagagcagcccGCAACCAAGGTCACCTTCCTCATCGGCGACTCCATGTCTCCTGAGTCGGACACGGAGAGCCGCAGACGGCAGGTGGACGAGGCTTACAAGAAGCAcctgctggagcagcagcatCTCCGCGGGCAGCTCCACCCCCTGCGTCCGCCGCAGAGAGGGGCGGAGCCAACGACCAGCAGCACCGACGCATCGGAGGACCAAACCAAACCGACCAAGGGGGCGCCGGCCCTGCAGCGGGTGTCCAGTAAGTGGACGCCGACCTGTCTGGACAATTTTGAGGAGTATTCCAGCCAGCAGGACACTGTGGGAACGAGGACTACAGACCAGGAGGCCGGCACCACGGACCCCCGGGGAGCCCCCCCGCTCCGGGGCTCTCAGGGTGCAGTGAGCGGTTTGGGTTCGGGTAGCGTCGCCGTAAAGGGGGGCCCTTTGTCGCAGGTCcagaggaggtgcaggtgcGGCTCCACGGACTTCTCAGACGCCTGCTGCTGCGGGGGCTGTGCCGCCAAGCAGGACAAGGGCCCCCCGCCGACAGGCCCCGCCCCTCAGGGCTGCCACGACAAAGAGGACCAAAAGCGCGGCGCGGCGCCCGTCAACGAGTGGGAGATACCGCGCAACGAGAGCTCGGACAGCGCGCTGGGGGACAGCGAGAGCGAGGACACGGAGGACTGGCAGGAGGAAGTGCTGGTGCCGTTCCCTGGGTGAGCATAGGGgcgattgcccccccccccccccctctcctcctcttcctcatttaTAAACAGGAACCCTCCTCATGTTCCGCTTGGGTTCGATTTGCAGGTCGAAGCTGGTGGAGAACTACTCGAAGCCGAGCATCGCCAACTTCGGGCGCTCTCTGTTCGGGGGCTACTGCCCCACCTACGTGCCGGACTTTGTTCTGCACGGGTTGCCTGGCGACGAGAAGCTGCGGCAGTGCCTCACGGCGGAGTTAACCCATGCTGTTCAGGTAAAGCGCTGCCGTGCCCCCCCAACCTTTCCTTTTGCCCCCTCTTTGCATGCGTCTCATgcatctctgcccccccctgcaGCACCCAGTGTTGGACGAGCCCATAGCCGAGGCCGTCTGCATTGTAGCAGACACGGACAGGTGGACGGTGCAGGTGGCGAGCAGCCAGAGACGGGCCATGGACGCCAACAAGCTGGGGAAGGAGGTGCTGGTGTCCTGCCTGGTGTCCAGCCTGCTGCAGTCCACCCACCAGCTCTACAAACTCAACCTCTCGCCCAACTTTGTACGTGAGGCGACTCGTCAGTGCGCCGCCATCAGCGCCATCAGCGTCACTAACCAtgcctctccttccccccccccctcagtgtatCATGCACCTCGAGGACCGGCTGCAGGAAATCTACTTCAAGAGTAAGATGCTCGCCGAGTACTTGAAGGGGCAGACGAGAGTGCACGTGAAGGAGCTGGGCATGGTGTTAGGgtaaggagccccccccccctcccccacaggaGCCGTAAagctgctttgtgtgtctgagcgtgcacacacacacacacacacaatcagcaggtggcagcaacaTTCTGAGATGAATAATTCTACTACTTAGAAACACAGGAGTAAACAATGCTGAATGTGTAGGAAGAGACTGCTTCATCAGCATAAGTAGCTCAGATGACGTGAACATCATAAATGGCTGAATTTAAACATAACAAAACCTTCAATCACGGAGGTGAATAAAATGTTAGATAATCAGGGTTTTTATTGATAACACGTCCATTTCCTTGGTTTGCAGAATCGAGTCCAGCGACCTCCCCCTGTTGGCGGCCGTGGCCAGCACGCACTCCCCCTACGTGGCCCAGATCCTGCTgtgagctgccccccccctccccctctcaacGTGGTgtaatgcagatgttgcatgggGTCGAGGTGGGCTAACTGAAGCAacctcctccagctgtttgAATGTTGAAACTCTTTGTTGTATTTTCGGACCTAAAAACCAAAGACTTTCTCCACGATGAGGAGGAACCTTCAGGACGTCAGCCcagttcctcctgctgcttctcttttggcttttctcctcctcctctttgtacAATCTTAAACACAAGGGACATAGGTTCAAACCACTTGGAGGTGAATATCTCTGAGAGCATCATCAATCTCTTGCCAGTTGTGTCGTTTCTTCTtattttcatgcatttgtttacaAGCCACATTTCTTAATGGTCCCGTTTGGCTCGAAGTGGCTGTAACATTCTGACCACAGGTCCAGCTCTACCTCAGACGTCCTCACGGGCAGAATGACGACGTCCCGCTCTTTTAATCAGAGGACTCCATGCTGTGTTCTTCTCcctcaaaacaaaaagggaaacgtCAGAAATTTGGATCGTCGTATTTTTGCATCAGAACGCTTCATCGACCCAAATGCTGAactattttcacatttttatagACGTCTTTTTGTTACAATGTTTACGGCTTCGAGAGGGGAACGTGTTGCCGTGGgaggaaatataaataaataaatatatgtatatactggtTAACACTATTTTCACTCACGGAGATACTAAACTACACCTTCTTGGCTCCCAGGGAggattctgtctctttttttttagtctgggtgtgatttgatttgactttAATTTGGCTTCACCTGCGTTCAAATTTGGACAAAACCTAGTGAGTTAAGGCCGATGTGTAATATTGGTAAAATAATATTGAAAAAGCTTGAGAACAAACACCTGTTTTTATTGAAATCCTCCTCCGAGGGCAGATATCTTGGggcctttatttcttcttctgaaacccccccgccccccctcagatTCTGAGCCCAGTCTTAACTGAGATCCTTCTGTCGGTGGAATGGATCCTTGACGCCCGTCACCTTCACATAATAAAGTCCCGACTTTATACGTCTGCGTTGCCCCCTCGTTGTGTAACTTATTTAGTGTGAAGCGGTTCATGTAAACTGTACAGACTCCTGTTTTCTTCATGTATTTGTACAGAATGTCTCCtccaattatctttttttttctcaattttatGGGAATGTTGTGCAATAAAGATGCCGATTTTAAGAATCTGTCTGTCAGTGGGAATGTTTTCACGGAGAAGCAGAGATCCAGGAGCTCCAACACATCTGATTGGGTTTTATTCCTCCTTTTCGGTTTTTTTTAAGGATGCAAAATTCATACAATATTTCTTAAACAGATATAGAAGGAAATTGGAGCTACAAGATGTAGTTGTTTGGATGGGTGGTGCTTTGACTTTCATGGCTTCAACCATCTGGGTCACACATTTtatacaccttttttttatgtattcgCTTCACTCGGActggccccctccccctctgccccctccctccccccctctgccccctccctcctcctgcgtCACGGGATGTAAAACAAAACGAGGATGCACACATGCAATAAAACAAAGGCGTGTCCTCCTGGCTGAAAGGGAGATATGAGATAAGAGATGAGTCATGACTCCTCTTTATCTTCCAGAGACATGTCATTAAAACCCGTGGTGGAGAAATCAAGACGCGCGTGGAGTCGGAACTGCAgtttcctccttcttttttccccatttgctTTTATAGTTCGATTATGTTGATTCTGTGGCAGCGGACATTGAGGCGTCAAAAATCAGGAGGCTCTACGATGGGTTAAATGACTCCTCCGAAGCTCGTAAATTACACCACCCAAACTAGTTCATTCCGTTGAAGAAACAActtcagaaagaagaaaacggaACGTTATTTTGTCTTGCAAATAAAAATGGAACATATTTGGAACAAAATGGGCAGTTGTAGTGATCGCccatttttaataaatgctGAAATCGGTTTCCCTTTATTAAAATACTTTCTCACACTAAACTGTAGCTTTTGTTCTTGTACTTTTTAATTCTGTTAAGGGTTTTTAATTGTCTTGCCATTTAAACGACTACCTTGAAATGAAATATACTTTTTCACTGCAATTTGTCCTTTCAATGAATTATATTAATTtgtgtgtacatttaaaaaaaacattcattcatttattcaaaagAAGGTTAAGAAAACGTTTATTATCTATCTgccaatatttacatttaaaataaatccacCCTTTTCAGAATTTCACCTTCCACTCGCTAGAGAGTCTCCTTATTTCCGACAGCACTTGAACGCGACGCGGTCGCCGTGAGACAGATGTCGTCACTGCCCGCTCCGCAGGGGGAgggacctaaaaa
Encoded proteins:
- the fnip1 gene encoding folliculin-interacting protein 1 isoform X2 yields the protein MPPTLFQKLFNKRNAFSCPLPRCSKEDPAFSWPIPQLEPSQIRLIVYQDCERRGRNVLFDSSAKKRTTEETPITSTEGQAKMFGRCCQLRPTGGSSSSLDSSSSCTSETKETKEQGIRFQGSRCSSDVVMLGEMMFGSVAMSYKGSTLKIHQIRSPPQLMLSKVFTARTGGSVYGSLNTLQDSLEFIGPDGNTLRPDQNTGPSSHLGNIGHSHPMDMPGRGLHEERDSGIARSASLSSLLITPFPSPGSSLTNSSCASSYQRRWLRSQTTSLENGVFPRWSVEESFNMSDESGGPSLGVARKKKIAIGVIFTLSPDPEENSRFQDFFFSHFPLFESHMNKLKSAIEQAMMMSRRSADASQRALAYSRMVDGLNEFRRTICDLYTMPRVAEPVWLTMMSGASEKNQLCGHFMRELALLMEQASKNQFLPALLTAILTNHLAWVPTVMPNGHPPIKIFLEKHSSKSVDMLAKTHPYNPLWAQLGDLYGSIGSPVRLSRTVVVGRRQELVQRLLYVLTYFIRCSELLETHMLDSAEDEAIVMPGSLITTSLRKGEVEESDYVLVTVHKPSGDYLSHGAQGRQAEDGSYPSDNSLQSSTYTDTEVEVGAGSVEEEEEEEDSSQSQGSESSVLQTGRRQGHNPVIRTPEAAQPGGAHRESSCPPAAKAQLEEVLCVGSAPPGEQVCVLDSETKGDRPVPSAPSTLPSSPSPTSVDTEGAPCGTGDPPIMVPSPRTLRLPLEKKPPDKNPVTGVPGPVAMTLTEEEEEEEEEEQPATKVTFLIGDSMSPESDTESRRRQVDEAYKKHLLEQQHLRGQLHPLRPPQRGAEPTTSSTDASEDQTKPTKGAPALQRVSSKWTPTCLDNFEEYSSQQDTVGTRTTDQEAGTTDPRGAPPLRGSQGAVSGLGSGSVAVKGGPLSQVQRRCRCGSTDFSDACCCGGCAAKQDKGPPPTGPAPQGCHDKEDQKRGAAPVNEWEIPRNESSDSALGDSESEDTEDWQEEVLVPFPGSKLVENYSKPSIANFGRSLFGGYCPTYVPDFVLHGLPGDEKLRQCLTAELTHAVQHPVLDEPIAEAVCIVADTDRWTVQVASSQRRAMDANKLGKEVLVSCLVSSLLQSTHQLYKLNLSPNFCIMHLEDRLQEIYFKSKMLAEYLKGQTRVHVKELGMVLGIESSDLPLLAAVASTHSPYVAQILL
- the fnip1 gene encoding folliculin-interacting protein 1 isoform X1, producing MPPTLFQKLFNKRNAFSCPLPRCSKEDPAFSWPIPQLEPSQIRLIVYQDCERRGRNVLFDSSAKKRTTEETPITSTEGQAKMFGRCCQLRPTGGSSSSLDSSSSCTSETKETKEQGIRFQGSRCSSDVVMLGEMMFGSVAMSYKGSTLKIHQIRSPPQLMLSKVFTARTGGSVYGSLNTLQDSLEFIGPDGNTLRPDQNTGPSSHLGNIGFSQLCSPRRAFSEQGPLRLIKSASFFSGHSHPMDMPGRGLHEERDSGIARSASLSSLLITPFPSPGSSLTNSSCASSYQRRWLRSQTTSLENGVFPRWSVEESFNMSDESGGPSLGVARKKKIAIGVIFTLSPDPEENSRFQDFFFSHFPLFESHMNKLKSAIEQAMMMSRRSADASQRALAYSRMVDGLNEFRRTICDLYTMPRVAEPVWLTMMSGASEKNQLCGHFMRELALLMEQASKNQFLPALLTAILTNHLAWVPTVMPNGHPPIKIFLEKHSSKSVDMLAKTHPYNPLWAQLGDLYGSIGSPVRLSRTVVVGRRQELVQRLLYVLTYFIRCSELLETHMLDSAEDEAIVMPGSLITTSLRKGEVEESDYVLVTVHKPSGDYLSHGAQGRQAEDGSYPSDNSLQSSTYTDTEVEVGAGSVEEEEEEEDSSQSQGSESSVLQTGRRQGHNPVIRTPEAAQPGGAHRESSCPPAAKAQLEEVLCVGSAPPGEQVCVLDSETKGDRPVPSAPSTLPSSPSPTSVDTEGAPCGTGDPPIMVPSPRTLRLPLEKKPPDKNPVTGVPGPVAMTLTEEEEEEEEEEQPATKVTFLIGDSMSPESDTESRRRQVDEAYKKHLLEQQHLRGQLHPLRPPQRGAEPTTSSTDASEDQTKPTKGAPALQRVSSKWTPTCLDNFEEYSSQQDTVGTRTTDQEAGTTDPRGAPPLRGSQGAVSGLGSGSVAVKGGPLSQVQRRCRCGSTDFSDACCCGGCAAKQDKGPPPTGPAPQGCHDKEDQKRGAAPVNEWEIPRNESSDSALGDSESEDTEDWQEEVLVPFPGSKLVENYSKPSIANFGRSLFGGYCPTYVPDFVLHGLPGDEKLRQCLTAELTHAVQHPVLDEPIAEAVCIVADTDRWTVQVASSQRRAMDANKLGKEVLVSCLVSSLLQSTHQLYKLNLSPNFCIMHLEDRLQEIYFKSKMLAEYLKGQTRVHVKELGMVLGIESSDLPLLAAVASTHSPYVAQILL